In Notolabrus celidotus isolate fNotCel1 chromosome 5, fNotCel1.pri, whole genome shotgun sequence, the genomic window ggtcctggggaaggttagtgaaccggtcctgaggaaagttagtgaagcggtcctggggaaagttagtgaagcggtcctgaggaaagttagggaagcggtcctggggaaagtaagtgaaccggtcctggggaaagttagtgaactggtcctggggaaagttattgaaccggtcctggggaaagttagtgaaccggtcctggggaaagttagtgaaccggtcctggggaaagttagtgaaccggtcctggggaaagttattgaaccggtcctggggaaagttagtgaactggtcctgggtaaagtttttgaaccggtcctggggaaagtcagtgaaccggtcctggggaaagttattgaactggtcctggggaaagttagtgaaccggtcctggggaaagttagtgaaccggtcctggggaaagttagtgaaaaggtcctggggaaagttagtgaaccggtcctggggaaagttagtggactggtcctggggaaatgagcgaAGTATATGTGGGACTGCTccccaaagtttccccaaatcacCGCCGTtatgaaaatagaagaatgacaacaagctgtgatcttcagcggtggatgtgcagacagggacacaggagcacagcggtgcaaaaagcagagagacagctatacagacagattacaggcagtacgtgattagcaaacaagctaacagctaagaccaCAATGAGGGGAGCCGGCTGAgacttcaggagacggtctgagcaggagcggagtagttttgttgaacatgtgtgcacgtgactcagtgttttatttctgattggttggatattttttttgtcataaataTCAGGTCTTGATTCTAGCATTAGAACGGTATCAAAAACGTATATGATAATACttcaaaaatggattaaagttcagttctcatactttgaatatatatataatagcaTATAAATGTGACAATAAATATCATACGTAGGACTTTTTTGATGATtgtgggttaccagaggctttaaatatGAGCATAAATTCATGTCAGTCACTCCAAAGACACACAATCACTCAGTCTGTCCTGTTAACCTACAGACATGCTGACACACCTTCATACTGCTACAATGAGATCTGCATTTTACAGCACAGTGTAATGACACTCAGACAACACCATATATAAAGGTAATGTGATGATATACGAGTAGATACCTGGAGTCGTTAAAGCTGTACCACTCCCCTAGCCCCTGGTTCTTGCAGTACGCCGTGTAATGACCTCCCAGGGCGTTCCCCGTGTGGTTGGACACAGCGTACAGGTTGTACACAGGACgctctgcagaaagaaaaacacactcactgtcAGTTCTTACTCATCAAACCCAGCTGACCTTGGAGAGCGGACACaccgtcctcctcttcctcctcctctcgtctCGTGGAAGTACTCACCGCTGCTCTCTGAGGAGAACTCCCGCAGGTCCAGCTCTTTGAGAGGGAAGTTGACGTAAGTGGAAAGTTTGCTTGTTCGGACGTTGGACTCTGAGAAACGTTTCAGGTCTGAGAGGAACTCAGAGTCAAGGAGCACAAACTGGTTCAAAATGACAAACACTTTCCTGTGGAGTATCACATCAGTACTTCCAGCCCATAAAACTCCAAGGAAGAAAATCTAGTTCCTGACGCTCATTGCTCTACCAGAAATACAGCTGCAGAGGTCCAATAATTCATTTTACTGCTCAGTCTTTTGCCTTCCCTCCAAGGCGTTGCAGATAAATTCTGCTACAAAGAAGGCTTCTCTTCTAAAGCACAACTCAAGTTATATAAGTTACATATTCTAAATCTATAAAATGAAACATGCGTCATTACTCCTGAACAACCATTTAAAGAGCAACCAGACCCTGCAGCACCTGGACCACCTTGCAGTGTGTGTTCTTGATGACTCCTCTAACTTGTCAGACATAAAGCTGCActgcttgattttttttgctaAGTAGGTGTAACCTCTTAAAACTGAAGACAGCTGCACCATGCTGTTAAAGCTGATGATATTTGAggacagacaaaacaaagagcACAAAGAGCCTGAGAAGTGGTTCATCTTACATGACCATGTTTCTCTGGCTTCAAGCTGCTTTTGTGTATGCTaacatgtttgcagcatttGCATGCAGGAAGTCTTAAAGGTACAAAGATGAAAGGATACGAAGCACGAGGATCTGAGGGAACTTCTGGATGCTGAACCTTTTGGTGCATTTCCTCCTGGCTTTGCATCTGTTGCATGTCtgaagagagaaacacaaagacagaggtgagaTTCTTCTGCTGTACTCTCTTAAACCATCTTTACAAATTATGGGTTACGTGAAGTCTCTTACCGGCCTCTCCTCTCCGTCCAGCACGTCCTCTTTTGTAAAGAGTCTCATGCAGTCTTTGAGACTCACTTCTCCGGAGCTCTTCTGTGGAGGCAGAGCATGAATCAGGAAACAGAAAACCAACGCCACAGCTTAGTTTTTAGGGGCTTTAAATGTGCTGCATAAACTCAAATCTGAGCATCAAGTCTGATGGTCTAATCTTGAGGTGACTAATCTAATCACACTTAGCATGAGTCACATCCAAAGACAAGTCCAGGCATAGAGCTTGAGCATGACATCAGAAATCAAAAGTAAGGATGGATTCAGTTAGAGTTTATTTAAGTAAGTATGACATGTCATCAAACTCCTCATCAATCAATGCCTTCTTTTGTCTTTAACAACTTGACAcgttaaataaatgtgtcttagATTCAGTGTAACGACGTATTCTGCccacaaatgaaacaaatacatttggTAATGACTGAGTTTGTGCTGTGTGTGATCAGAGAGTGAGTTACAGGTGCTTCTGTGTTGGTCTCTTACCTGTGCGACGGGTATGGAGAGGTCCCAGAACGGGTCGAACACTGTGGAGCGGAAGCCGCAGACGGTGCAGGTCACAGAGCTTTTCAGCTGCCCAACAAATAAATCTacgaggcagaggaagagatgagGAAGTAAGTTTAATACAAGTATGCAAGGTTGAAAACGTTACAACGGTATCATCTTTTTACTCTCTTAAAATTCCACAGTTCATAAATAACTCTGAGTGAGTCTGTGTGCTTTATGATTCTTCTCTCTGACTTTAAGATATACACTTTACAGCTGTGCTCTGTGACTCTCATCTTAAAAGATGCTGTATAATTAAACTTTATGATCATCATGATAATAAAAGGATGTGTTTTAGGTATTTATGCTTCAAATAAAGGAACATTTCTTACCAACAACTTTGCTGTCCTCCCTCTCCAGGTACATATTCCACATCCGCTTGCCTTTTTCCTCGTCTCTGTGAATAAAACCACATAAAGAAATGAAGTCAGACCAGTGTTTGTCTTCCTCCCAAAACTTTGTATTCAGTCTTCAAGGAATAACTGAAATCTGAATTGTGTTTCCTTGGGTGGACTATTTCTTTATTccaaggagctttaagttttgaGGCGGTAGTTTGTGTCAGATTTGTTTAAAATATTGTCATGTTTTGGTTTTTAGTGTCAAGTCCGTCTCTGACCcgctgtggtcctgctccgtgctctctcgtccatcaacacccaccggtttcattttcagaacgcagcacggagcaggacctttccctcagtaatcactgaatcaaggattctcctcctccatgttgtctttctggtcctctgaaaacctctgacctgttgactccaggcctggctccgctcatcatgactttggtttgttgttgtagttaagtgaaatacgatctggtgataacacagagtgttttattctgaaaattaaccggatgttttcattttgttttggtgcctgacttcctgtcccgctccatctgctctgttgagattgatgcatcgtgctccagcatcaggcaaaaatagaagtcttgtgtatctgatcaggagggctctgacctgccgggtcagagacgcagccagaacgcaacggagtggatccagtggaagttaacacattgactagaatagaaactatCAGATTCAGTGCCGTGAAGGAACGGAGATGGACTGGATGTGGATCTGGTGGTAGCcgttagagatagggtcaggagctcagacatccgatAGAGGCTCAaagtgctgctgctcctctgaatccagaggagccagatgaggtggtttcAGGGATCGGGTCAGGATTTCCGAGTTTTAAGGCCATAATTAGTATCAgatttgtttaaaaatattGTCATGTTTGGGTTTGTAGTTCTTCCGAAAAGGAGACATCATTTTTCCACATTGAagtacagaaacacagaagctTTGAGTGATTACAGTTTGTTTCACAGCGCAGTGTTTCAGGTATGAGACGTTGTGTTTGTCTTGGCAGTGTGAGGTGTCAGCTATGTGCAGGTTATGAGTGATTTATTGGGATCAGAGGTGAGATGTACGGTGAGGGAGTGGAGGGAAATAAGTGCTGACTTACGAAAGGTGGTCAAAGTCCTCGATGGACAGCTTAGGAGGGACTGTCACTCTGTTCACCTCGTTGTGGAGACCGTCCAATAAGAAGCGCAGAAACTCCTGGGCGTCCTGCTGACTGCAGAGAAAGGAGAAACTGTTACCTGATGTGTTTCTGGATCCaactctcatctctcctctgacTCAAATGACTGAAAGGCAGGTGGAAGAAGAACTTACTTGCAGCCCACAAATTTGGGAGCGTATCTCTGGATCTGGCTCCTGAAGTCAGAGGGACTGATGGCCTCGTTGTTCACTGACGTCCACAGACTCTGAGTCAGCTTTGCAAACTCTGAGAcagcaaagaaaagagacagagcGTTAGCATAAAGTATCTGTGATTTGTGTGAATCACCAAGCATTACTTAatacagaggagaagaaaaacatttggtgacactGCTTTCAGCCTTGACGCTCCGAGACGATGGAACAGCCTGCAGATATTGagatttattcagtctggcttctacgtagggtttaacaattttattacttactttttactgttatattgatttaaagctgctgttggcagtcatgatataaacatcagttcggagagagatttccaatgtcaacactacccctcccctacAGATTTCACGCATTCTATGAGgcagtagtggcttcccagccaatcagggcgacataATGGGGCCACAACTGgaccaatcaggacggaggatCGGGGAGTAGcactgattggtccgtgataaagggaatgaggggaataataacattgcttgatacataGACATTGGAAAACACATAGATTTCACTATAATCTCAAatgacttcacttacagatgagaaCTGATTGGTGTTATGACCTcatctccaaacccagcagaaaaaaagaaacgtgttttacaccattcctaccaacagcagctttaaatgctttattattttattaattttgactatttttatttattcatttttatttatctactcagttttattgatatttttgccttattttttaaaatgaaattatttaaactatttatGTCCTTAATATTAaattgatgctttaacttattttaattacacatattttatattgtcggtgtgcattagtctccatttcaaaatccatttttaaaatgttttttttaacatgtcttgccattattttatctctgcttctttcttgttttcaatcgctgtggACATACAGACGGGCCCTGGTGCTTAAACCTTCAAGGGGCCAAAGGGCCAAagtctggtggtgctagctctgctaactttagccaaTGTGACATTGCTTACACCCCGGACTCTGAGGTCCAGTGTTCAGCTGTAATAAAAGTTGAGATCACTTTAACACTAATGAGACGACTCATCGGTGACTGGGCCTGGTTCAGATGTCATCTTGTGGCCGTGATGTACTGACACTAACAGGTTTAAGGACAGTCATgggatgacatcatcagtgaAGCCCAAAAGCTCTCATTAAGTTGACGCTACATTATTAAATATTCATGCGTCATAAAAGTTAAGCTGAAATGAGGTGGGCAGCTTTTTGTCCCAAATACAGATATTATGTAACTGGTTACAAACATCTGGGCCTGTTAGTGCTTATCACTGGGAATATGTTTTTACTGGTATGTgcagacacagcagagagagatctCTGAGAACACGCTGTGCCAACACACCCTCAAAACACAGGGTGTGTGCGGCACAAACTGGGTTAAGCCAAGCACTTTGATTGTGTTTCTAATTGCCGGGGATTAGTTAAGAAAGTAAGCAAAGTACACAGGTCTCAAAGCTCCTGCAGTGAATCAGTGCACAGAGGCGTTATGTAGAACAAGGCTGTACATTGACCGGCAGTATGTGACCCACTGCTGAGCGATAAAGTGATCCAACACTGACAGAGCAGCTCACAGGTCTGAACAGTTCTTCATAAAGCTGCTGGTTGAACAGATCAGAGTCTCGGCCTACCTTCCATGAGAGCCGCGTTGGTCCTGCAGTTGTTGTTGAGGTCTGTGCGGTGGACGTTCCTCAGGCAGTAATCTCTCAGCTCGGGAGTGTTACTCAGACACTGAAGGATGGAGTTCATGAAACACTGGACAAACAGAGAATAAACACATATGAACTTATGACTTCATGAAGCCCGGACTCAGCTGATGGTTCAGCGAGTCAGACCAGGATGGGTGTTGTTTTTTAGACtcaaataaaagaaggaaggacTCACTGTGTTGCCAAGGTTCTTCAGTCCCACCAGACCCTGAGGACTCTTGTTCTGTTCAAACAGACAAAATGAAGACTTTAGATGAAATGTGAATAATAAAAGGTTTGAAAAATAATTAGGGAGACAGACTTTATAAGAGGAGTCTGAATGTTTCACAGCAAGATCCAGATTCAAATCAGTTGATGACATTTTGACCCTTAGTGAAATACAGAGATTGAATATATAGTCAAACAAACCAACCTCAGCTTGTTTGCATAAGCCCAATGCATGTAAATAGTTGGTCTTTAATATGGCCGTTGTTTGACTTCAGTGTGTGACATCACCAAGCCTACGCCCATGTTTTATATGTCCAGTCCAAGGTCACATGATGACGTCAGGTGAAATGAGTAATGAAGACTACATcgctaaactaaactaaactaaactaaactttcTTCATGACTTTGAGGTCTGAATCAATAGTTTCAAGTCTTTttcaacacaaaacatttaCAACACGATCTCTTCTAGATGAAATCAGACCATGAGCTgctagaatgctgacaaagaccagaaagagagcccacatTACACcgattttaaagtctctgcattggcttccagtatcttttagattttaagattattttattggtttttaaaactctttatagtcttgctccttcttatgTATCAGATTTTCTtatatcatatgagccagtgagagccctcaggtctttaggtagtggacttttaatggtagcaaaagctagaacaaagactcacgggGAGGCAGCCTTTTATGATCACggcccacgtctgtggaacaccctacctgaagacctgagggctgcacagagcatcaacatttttaaaagcaaactcaagaccgacctttttagtcttgcttctaactgagtcttattcttataacagttttatttcaccttacttcatttatttattaagtgtagcatcttagtttctgttactgctttattatttagagttttattatcttagtgaatcgtatcgtgaaccagaAATCAGGATTCGAATCGATTCGTGGGTTGAGTGTTTCCTTACATCCCTATTAAAGATCCTCtcttttaaaggcactatgaggagtttttccaccagctgagaaacagactgaaaccaacactgatgcctctttatgaccttcaaaagcaaacaaaaccataaacaacaacactgataccttctctgttgtcatttttaatgccttaaaccactcagagggggtaggtgtcagaccacatgattgacattgaGCTTTAGAAACACTcttttcggctgttttcatggcaaataatcacattggaGTGAAAGATCTGGCTGTTAGAAGACAGCAAGGTGAGGTTTTTGATGAAAACActgcttttgcatgtacagaacaagagataagaggtatcactttgtccacaatggggcaccaacattgatataaatcaaaaattcctcacagcagctttaatgtgtcTATTAGATAACTGTACACTGTTTACCCCTCTATGACTGAGTCTGTTTGTTGTCCTGACATGTTCACATCCACCCGAGTTGTTTGTG contains:
- the LOC117813213 gene encoding ubiquitin carboxyl-terminal hydrolase 2-like; amino-acid sequence: MPSLRHSYTVTAPEQRAPLPHDKPDLQRKSHPSLSRSKLVSTFMGLIINQAKNKSPQGLVGLKNLGNTCFMNSILQCLSNTPELRDYCLRNVHRTDLNNNCRTNAALMEEFAKLTQSLWTSVNNEAISPSDFRSQIQRYAPKFVGCNQQDAQEFLRFLLDGLHNEVNRVTVPPKLSIEDFDHLSDEEKGKRMWNMYLEREDSKVVDLFVGQLKSSVTCTVCGFRSTVFDPFWDLSIPVAQKSSGEVSLKDCMRLFTKEDVLDGEERPTCNRCKARRKCTKRFSIQKFPQILVLHLKRFSESNVRTSKLSTYVNFPLKELDLREFSSESSERPVYNLYAVSNHTGNALGGHYTAYCKNQGLGEWYSFNDSRVSPVSSSQVRSSNAYVLFYELSPSSHSKYQTCRL